CGGGCGACAGCGGCTGGCGCCAGGCGCTGGGCGTGCTCAGTGGCGGCGCGCGCGACCCGAAGCAGTCGGCTCGCTTGCTGGAGCGGCTGGTCAAGGACGGCAGCATTCCCAACAAGCTGCCCGCCTGGCTGGCCTTCGGTGGCCTGGCCCAGGGGCTGGAGCAGCCAGAGCTGGTCGAGCGCATCGTGGCCGAAGTGGTCGAGCGTTTCCCCGGCGAGGCCCGCGTTGGCCTGCTGCGCGCCAGCCAGCTGCGTGAGGCCGGCAAGGAAGACGAGGCGCGCAAGCTGCTGGCCTCGCTGTCCGAGCAGGCGGGTACCGACGCCGAGCTGCGCCGGGCGATCGCCGACGAGTACCACCGCCTGGGCGACTACCAGTCCGCCGAGGCGGTGCTGGCCAAGGGCCCGCAGGACGACCAGACCTATGCCCTGCGCGCCGCGCTGCTGGCCCAGGGTGAGGACAAGCAGTCGCTGACCCGCCTCTACGAGGAACTGCGCGCCGGAGCCTCGCAGCCGGATCCGCAGCGCCGCCTGCTGCTGGGCCAGATGGCCGAGTTCCTCGATCGCTTCGACGAAGCGCTGGAGTGGTATCGCGGCGTGCCCGGTGGCGAACAGCGCTGGGCCGCGCGGCTGCGCAGCGCCAACGTGCTGCACGAGCTCGACCGCGACGCCGAAGCCTACAAGCTGCTGCGCGAGCTGCAGGCCGATGCCGCTGTCGACGACGAATCCCGTCGCGATGCCTACCTGCTCGAGGCCGCATTGCGCGAGAAGGACAAGGACCTGCCCGGCGAAGTCGACGTCTATGCGCGCGGCCTGGCTGCGTTCCCGGACGACCCGGAGATCCTCTACGCCCGCGCCCTGAGCTGGGAGCGCCATGACGACATCGCGCGTGCCGAGGCCGACCTGCGCAAGATCCTAGTCGCCGAACCGGACAACGTCGCCGCGCTCAACGCGCTGGGCTACACGCTGGCCGACCGCACCACGCGTTACCAGGAAGCGCTGCAGCTGATCGAGCGCGCGCGCACCGCCGAGCCCGACAATCCGGCGATCGTCGACAGCTACGGCTGGGTGCTCTATCGCCTGGGTCGCAACGAAGAAGCGCTGATCGAGCTGCGCCGCGCCCTGACCCTGCAGAAGGACGCCGAGATCGCCGCGCACCTTGCTGAAGTGCTGTGGGTGACCGGTCGCAAGGACGAGGCGCGCAAGTACTTCGAGCAGTCACGCAAGATGGATCCGGACAATCGCTCGCTGCTGCGCGCGCTGGAGAAGACCGGCGCATGAATATCCGCGATTCGTTGTGCCTGGCGGCGTTGTCGATGGCCATGCTCGCCGGCTGCGTGTCGAGTCCGACCCGCGCCCCAGCCGTGCCTGTCGACCCCGTCCAGGCGCAGGCCAACGACCAGCGCCGCAGTGACATCGGCGACTGGACCCTGTCCGGCCGCATCGCCGTCTCCAATGGCAAGCAGGGCGGCAGTGGCCGCATCGACTGGCAGGAAACGAAGGGCCGCTACTCGATCTCGCTGAGCGCCCCGGTCACCCGACAGAGCTGGCGCCTCAGCGGCGACGCCGCCGGTGCGCGCCTGGAAGGGGTCGACGGCGGGCCGCGCGAGGGCGCCGATGTCGAATCCATGCTGCAGGCAACCACCGGCTGGGACGTGCCCGTGCGCGCGCTGTCGGACTGGGTGCGCGGCATCGGTGCGGCCACGGCCGAATACGGCCCGGCGAAGATCGAATACGGCGCAGGCAACCTGCCGTCGCGCCTGCAGCAGGCGGGCTGGCTGATCGAATACCAGGACTGGCAGCCGGCCGCCGATGGCCCGGTCATGCCGGCCCGGCTGGTGGCCACCCGTGGCCAGGCGAAGGTCCGCCTGATCGTCGATCAGTGGTCGCTCGGCGCCGGGCAATGAGTCCGCAGGTGGCAGCAACCGACCCGGCGACGAGCTGGGCAGTGTGGCCGGCCCCGGCCAAGCTGAACCTGTTCCTGCGTATCACCGGCCGTCGAGACGACGGCTATCACCTCCTGCAGACCGTGTTCCGGTTGCTGGACTGGGGCGACTCGATTCGGCTGCGGGTCCGCGACGACGGCCAGATCTGCCGTCACGGCGCCAGCGCGCCGGGCGTGGCGGAAGCCGATGACCTGACGGTCCGCGCCGCCAAGTTGCTGCAATCAGAGGCAAAAATCACGCAAGGCGCCGACATCGTCGTCGAAAAGCGCATTCCGTCCGGCGGCGGCTTTGGTGGGGGCTCGTCCGACGCGGCGACCGTCCTGGTCGCCCTCGATGCCCTGTGGGGCACCTGCCTGGAGGTGGACCGGCTGGCCGGGCTGGGCCTGCGACTGGGCGCGGATGTCCCGGTGTTCGTCCGTGGCCATAACGCCTGGGCGGAAGGGGTGGGCGAGCTGCTGTCCCCGATCGATCTGCCGCCGGCGTGGTACGTACTGGCCGATCCCGGCGTGCATGCGCCGACCGCGGCGTTGTTCAGTACCCCTGAATTGACGCGTGATGCCGCGCCCGCGACAATAGCGGACTTCGTTTCGGGTGT
Above is a genomic segment from Lysobacter sp. S4-A87 containing:
- a CDS encoding tetratricopeptide repeat protein: MPVALRTLCFILVALLAAEPLAAAEKMARPGPVADPTAASLEPLLAGEFALQSGRLDEAAQSYLDAARAADDVALAERATRIALLAKDDKRAAEALDLWRKQGGEGLNLAAAEAVLAIRRGDERAARRYLTQLLSAPGDSGWRQALGVLSGGARDPKQSARLLERLVKDGSIPNKLPAWLAFGGLAQGLEQPELVERIVAEVVERFPGEARVGLLRASQLREAGKEDEARKLLASLSEQAGTDAELRRAIADEYHRLGDYQSAEAVLAKGPQDDQTYALRAALLAQGEDKQSLTRLYEELRAGASQPDPQRRLLLGQMAEFLDRFDEALEWYRGVPGGEQRWAARLRSANVLHELDRDAEAYKLLRELQADAAVDDESRRDAYLLEAALREKDKDLPGEVDVYARGLAAFPDDPEILYARALSWERHDDIARAEADLRKILVAEPDNVAALNALGYTLADRTTRYQEALQLIERARTAEPDNPAIVDSYGWVLYRLGRNEEALIELRRALTLQKDAEIAAHLAEVLWVTGRKDEARKYFEQSRKMDPDNRSLLRALEKTGA
- the lolB gene encoding lipoprotein insertase outer membrane protein LolB; this translates as MNIRDSLCLAALSMAMLAGCVSSPTRAPAVPVDPVQAQANDQRRSDIGDWTLSGRIAVSNGKQGGSGRIDWQETKGRYSISLSAPVTRQSWRLSGDAAGARLEGVDGGPREGADVESMLQATTGWDVPVRALSDWVRGIGAATAEYGPAKIEYGAGNLPSRLQQAGWLIEYQDWQPAADGPVMPARLVATRGQAKVRLIVDQWSLGAGQ
- the ispE gene encoding 4-(cytidine 5'-diphospho)-2-C-methyl-D-erythritol kinase, with the translated sequence MSPQVAATDPATSWAVWPAPAKLNLFLRITGRRDDGYHLLQTVFRLLDWGDSIRLRVRDDGQICRHGASAPGVAEADDLTVRAAKLLQSEAKITQGADIVVEKRIPSGGGFGGGSSDAATVLVALDALWGTCLEVDRLAGLGLRLGADVPVFVRGHNAWAEGVGELLSPIDLPPAWYVLADPGVHAPTAALFSTPELTRDAAPATIADFVSGVPLGNAFEPVLRVREPAVEAVFAALSQIGSPRLTGSGSGCFVEFASREDAEAALVALPQGLRAWLATGASRSPLLEARSRWEGAGTE